The following is a genomic window from Solanum stenotomum isolate F172 chromosome 4, ASM1918654v1, whole genome shotgun sequence.
TGATATTCGATCAATTTCAAGGCGACAAATATATGCCCCTTGAAAACTATGTCAAGTTGGTTGATCAATCCCTACGATCCCATATCGAAAAAAACTTACATCTTGAACAATTCATCCTTACATATTGTGATTCAGAAGTGGATTCTCACCTGGATAGTTGGATTGAATTGGCGGTTAAACTCAACGTCACAGAGATGGGGATTCACCGGCCTTACATTTTAAGACCAAATAGCTTACCTCATGTTATTTATGATGCTAAAAAGCTGAAAACATTGTCGTTAACCAAGTGCaagtttgaatttgatattAGCACCACTCACATAAGATTTTGTTGTCTCGAGGCTCTTTCTTTGAATCATGTACATATTTTAGATGCCCAATTGCAAAGAGTTATCGAAAGATGCCCATTTATCAGGActctaaatttatattattgtgaGGGTATAAGCAAATGTCACATTTTTGGCCTAGTACATCTCCAGTATTTGACTGCAAGTTATTGCAAACTCCATAGTGTGATAGTCGAAGCTCCATATCTTCGATGCTTTATATATAATGAATATGCTGAACAGGACAATATTCTTCCTTGCCAAATTGCTATTTTGGATGGTTACAATACTTTACAAACACTCGAGCTCACTGGTGCCAGCATCATCGACCAACAGTTTCGAGATATATTCTGTAAGTTCCCAAACATTTCTGAATTGGAACTAGCAAGATGCTATAAGCTGAATAATATAGAGATTCAGAGTGAAAAACTCAAGAAATTCACCTTATTATTAGGGTTGAACAGTCTGGAAAATCTCACGATTCAAGCTCCAAATTTATTGGAATTTGATTTCCTTGGTAGTAAAATGCCCTTCTCATATATGGATACTTCTTCCCTAGAAAGAGCCCGACTCAAATTCTTCTTGCCCGGCACACACTTTGGATCAGTGGACAGCAGTTGGTACACGAGCCTTCATCACTTTGTTCAAAAGTTCAACTATTCTAAAGATTTCATATTGATAATATTTTGCCGCCAGGTAgtttacattatttttatgcTTATGTCATTGATTTATGCATTACTTGTTGAATTTTGTTTAAACTATGCCATTGACTAAATTCTTGCAGACCAAAAGCATACTTATTTATGAAAATCCAAGAGAAATTGTTATTCCACCAACCCATGCTGTCGAGATATTCATTGCATCCATGCTGCGTGTTGAATCGGTCATTGGAATGTTAATGTACAAGCGTCCCTTTATCATGTCCATAATTGCACGTACAGACAGCAAAGCACTGCAGGTAATTTCTTGCTTTAACTCAAAAACGTCTCTTGTGCTTGTATAAACTAAGACATTAATTTGAGCTTAACTTTTGGACACCGATAGTGTAAAAGATTTGTTTTACAATCAGAAAATTTGTTGTTAAATGTTGATTGCTCGTCTCACAAGCATTATTGTATAATATATCTTGTGTTATTGCTTAAATGCAGGTGATGTCTACACTAAAAGGGTGTATACAAAAGCAAAATTGTGGTAAAGAATGTCCATTCATTACCAAGTGGCATCGTTACGTAAAAGAAGTCATCAGTTGTACTGGGACATCTGAAGAGGGAATGACTGCCTCCAGGTGGTATCTATGGTTGAAATCCACATCTGTAATTGACCAAGTGAATAATTTCGTGTTAAAATGGAAAGAAGAAGCCTAGACCGAAGAGTTTGGAGGAATTCAGCAAATAGAGTTAATTAGTGTGTTGAGAAGAAGTATGATTTATTACATATCTGTAGTTTAGTTGCAGTTGTAATATCATTTCCCCAGCTTCAGCAGTAATTGTTCTTTCCTGAATGAAATATAACAGAATTTCTATATCTTGACAATGGAACGTAAAACTCTGTTCTGAACTCTCTGTGTCGATCTAACTCATGCTAAACGTACATTCATACATGCACACACAATCAATTTCCCCcattttgatgatgatgataaactATGTAAGTGTATATACATCACATCACCTAACTGACATATATTTTTCCCCCCTTTTGGCATCATGAAATTAAATACGTGCAAAAGAGCATAGAATCAATATAGGAAGCAGAATGCCACAATGTTAACTCTGGCCACTAGAGCTACACTTATTAGCCATCCCGAGAAAGTTTGTATATTACAAAGGGCACAAATCACGAGGGGATCGGATAGGTAATCACAAATCCAGAGAaactttatctttatttatgactaatataaataaagatataattGATGATTATAATCATCTCAAGTTGCCTTAAATAGCCTAATATAACTAGAGCATTCTCTAAGAAAGTTGTGGCCCCTTTGTGGAGACCCCTCCCTTCTCTGGAGTTTTATGTCCACCTTCCTACAATCCTCTTGGATTATCCGACTCCTATTATCTTCATTCGAGGGGTGGACATCCTCATGGATCCCCATTTGGTGAACTTAGCACTGGGCCTGCCGGAGGTTCCTCATGAGTCATACATGGATAAGCTGCGGGAGATGGACCATACCTGGCTAAGAAATATGCTGGTAGAGGAGAAGTATTGGGAATAAGTCAGCTGGATCACCACAGAGAGGctctgtaacatctcgcacctagaaacgactagaaagagtttaaaatctgaaaataatgatttttggaaagaataagaaaatctggaaaattttgtttaagataagaaagtgagttttggccattttaaaatggccataactcctagctcaggatgaattAGGAGCAGTTATTGATATGGTTGTAAAGCCCTTGGAGAGagctttccaacgccgccgagtttgtgAAATTCTgacatcgtatgagtgagatatgccttccggaagttgggctgttggatcgAGGAAAGTCTCAATCCGGgtttagggaagggcaaagtagtcttttctctaattaatttcctaattctcttttagggatttattggggtaaaaacatgACTTAGTCAGTTTGGTGAATTGCGAAttacgcttagggcttggagaagagagaaaagaagaaagaaagggagaaaagccaagatttcgccaagaacgtcaagcgtttggagtggaattcgtctggggtgatccctattaaggtatgtgagatcttttcgtgatgggttagttcacccacactcTAATCTTATTTCTACTCAGagatttgtggttgattgaatgaaaagttaatgagttcttgaagaactttGTTGAAATTCGTtaagttcttgttggttgagttgttgatgcttgggggttgaattgattcatgtttccgggatgattttcgagttagattggttgtgtattgagggtacaattgatcctaagtgtttggggaaagaactagggaagattggagggtttagagacactactaaaaaactgctaaaaaaTGACGGACAGGAGAGCGACGGACGGCGTCACTCCAAAAAGCGACGCCATTTGCCACACTGTCCAttgctttttaataaaaataattatttttaaaattatttttcaaaaagcgacgaacggcatctcttagtccgtcactttttttcATGGATTTTTAcgcgaaatatatatatatatataattaatagttaattgattaattatttttttaaaggagCGACGGACAACATCTCTAAGTCCGTTGCTTTTTGATCAACATTGCTGGtcaaacatttaagaaaagtgacggacagcgtctcttagtccgtcgcttttttggtcaactattttaaaaaaagcgacggacaaagagacgttg
Proteins encoded in this region:
- the LOC125863160 gene encoding uncharacterized protein LOC125863160, with product MPLTKFLQTKSILIYENPREIVIPPTHAVEIFIASMLRVESVIGMLMYKRPFIMSIIARTDSKALQVMSTLKGCIQKQNCGKECPFITKWHRYVKEVISCTGTSEEGMTASRWYLWLKSTSVIDQVNNFVLKWKEEA